In Gemmatimonadota bacterium, the sequence GGCGATAAGGTCAATGAAAACTGCCCGGACGCAGATCGATTGCTTCGCAACACGCCGTGTACGCCTTATCCGGGAAACGCGTATCGTCCGATAAATGCATTTTGGACCGACAGTGTCCATGATATGCCAATTTGTCAATTGTTGCCACCCGAACTGCCAATTTGGCATATCGCAGTGAGAGCCTATCGTGCGCGGGGCCGGAATCGTCGTGCCGGCGCCCCAATTACATCCCACACAGGCTCGGAATCGCCGTTACACAGGCCTGAAATCGCCGTGGCATGATGTTTGCACCCTCCATCTATGCAGTACAGCACGAACTTTCGGGCCAAATGAAGCGTACAGGCCGGTTCGTGCGTATAAAGAGGGTAAGCTTACCGCGAGTCGCGGCCGGTCGTCCGCCGATTGGGTGCACCACAGGCAGGCACGCGCAAGCGTCCGACCGTCTTTCGAGCGGCCAGCCGTCTCCCGAGCGGCCGACAGTCTCTTGATGACGCGGTTCTTGATGTCGCGGAGCAAAGGCAGGGAAAGCGAGGTAGCGCATGGCCGAGGTCAAGGCACTCCAGGAAATCCAGACTAACCTTCAGGAAGATTCGGTAATCGAGTCTATCGCCGTGCTGCCCGTGCGCAACCTGGTCGTGTATCCCCACATGGCCGCCGCGCTGGTGGCCGACCGGCCGGGTTCCGTCAAGGCGCTGGACGAAGCGCTGCAGCAAGACAAGATGGTGCTGATCCTGGCGCAGCGGGACCCGGAGACGGACCAGCCGACGCCGGACGATCTCTACAAATTCGGAACGCTGGTCCGGATCTATAAGATGATGAAGCTGCCCGGGGACAGCCTCCACGCGGTCGTCCACGGGGTCGCGCGCGCCCGGGTGCTGGAAGTGCTCGAAACCGAGCCCGTCATGCGTGCCCGGGTGGAGCTTCAGGCTGAGCGGAAGAACGAGTCCATGGAGGGCAAGGCCCTGGCCCACAACCTGGCGGAGCAGTTCCAGCGCCTGATCGAACTGGTCCCGACCATGTCCGAGGAGTTGCGGATACCCCTGCTCAACCTGGAGGACCAGCCCTCCAAGATGGCCGATTTCATCGCCTTCTACCTGAAGATCTCCCTCGAAGACCAGCAGGCTATGCTGGAATTGAGCGACGTCAAGGACCGGCTGAAGGCGCTGACCTTCCTGATCGCCCAGGAAGTCGAAGTGGCGGAAACGGGCAGCCGCATCCAGTCGCAGGTCGAGGACAAGATGGGCAAGGCCCAGCGCGAGTACTATCTCCGCGAGCAGATGAAGGCCATCCGGCGGGAACTCGGCGAAGACGGCGAAGGTCAGGGCGAAGACCTGTCCGATCTGCGCGGGAAGATCGATGAGGCGGGCCTGCCGGACTTGGCCCGGGTGGAGGCGGAACGCGAGCTTCAGCGCCTGGAACGCATCCCGTCCATCTCCCCCGAGTATTCGACGCTGCGGACCTACCTCGAATGGCTGTCGGAACTGCCCTGGTCGGTCTCGTCGGAAGATCAGCTGGACATCGAGCGCGCCCGGGAGATCCTGGACGAAGACCACTACGGCCTCGAGAAGATCAAGGACCGCATCCTCGAACACCTGGCCGTGCGCAGCCTGAAGCCGGACCTGAAGGGTTCCATCCTGTGCTTCGTCGGACCGCCGGGGGTGGGCAAGACCTCGCTGGGCAAGTCCATCGCCCGCGCCCTGGACCGCCAGTTCGTGCGCATTTCGCTGGGCGGCGTGCACGACGAGGCGGAGATCAGGGGGCACCGCAGGACCTACATCGGCGCGCTGCCCGGCCGCATCATCCAGAGCATCCGCAAGGCGGGCACCAACAACCCGGTCTTCATGCTGGACGAAATCGACAAGCTCGGACGGGACTTCCGGGGAGATCCCTCCTCGGCGCTGCTCGAAGTGCTCGACCCGGAACAGAACGACACCTTCACCGATCACTACATCGATCTGCCCTTCGACCTGTCCAACGTCATGTTCGTGACCACGGCCAACATGCTGGCCGGCATTCCGGAGCCGCTGCGCGACCGCATGGAGGTCATCGAGCTGTCGGGATACACGGAAGAGGAGAAGATCGAGATCGCCCGGCGCTACCTCGTCCCGCGGGAACTGGAGACGCACGGGCTGTCCACCGAGGACGTGGTCTTCGACGACCGGGCAATCGGCCGGATCATTGCCGACTACACCCGGGAGGCGGGCCTGCGCAACCTGGAACGCAAGATCCGCGCGGTGGCCCGCAAGTCGGCCC encodes:
- the lon gene encoding endopeptidase La yields the protein MAEVKALQEIQTNLQEDSVIESIAVLPVRNLVVYPHMAAALVADRPGSVKALDEALQQDKMVLILAQRDPETDQPTPDDLYKFGTLVRIYKMMKLPGDSLHAVVHGVARARVLEVLETEPVMRARVELQAERKNESMEGKALAHNLAEQFQRLIELVPTMSEELRIPLLNLEDQPSKMADFIAFYLKISLEDQQAMLELSDVKDRLKALTFLIAQEVEVAETGSRIQSQVEDKMGKAQREYYLREQMKAIRRELGEDGEGQGEDLSDLRGKIDEAGLPDLARVEAERELQRLERIPSISPEYSTLRTYLEWLSELPWSVSSEDQLDIERAREILDEDHYGLEKIKDRILEHLAVRSLKPDLKGSILCFVGPPGVGKTSLGKSIARALDRQFVRISLGGVHDEAEIRGHRRTYIGALPGRIIQSIRKAGTNNPVFMLDEIDKLGRDFRGDPSSALLEVLDPEQNDTFTDHYIDLPFDLSNVMFVTTANMLAGIPEPLRDRMEVIELSGYTEEEKIEIARRYLVPRELETHGLSTEDVVFDDRAIGRIIADYTREAGLRNLERKIRAVARKSARSVAEGQAPPFPVSEDDLHRYLGPPEYFSETAERTGEPGVAIGLAWTPAGGEIMFVEASKMSGGKGLTLTGQLGDVMKESARAALTYVRAHAADWQIDPAFFGAHDIHIHLPVGAIPKDGPSAGVALVTVLTSLFTGRPVRNDMAMTGEVTLRGKVMPVGGIKEKVLGAMRAGITTIILPRRNEKDLDDVPAAVKEKLGFCLVDHIDQVLELALMDKPVETEPVNDEPVDAEPVDAPESDEAWAESLEGGVAVAPRDANLN